One genomic region from Quercus robur chromosome 4, dhQueRobu3.1, whole genome shotgun sequence encodes:
- the LOC126722094 gene encoding uncharacterized protein LOC126722094 has protein sequence MLLKRIRGQQLLVSIALLIFCPVYMQLFLVETVKLAPKRDQDSACLTTPIKIIQKRYKSMKDAATIVMSSPTLRGISLVSFFFELGKFGINFVLMYYLKAAFGFDKNEFSEILMLMGFGSIISQMLVLPLINPLVGEKVILCIGMLASIAYALFNGLAWAPWAILNFIVSIPPFGVIKSIMC, from the exons ATGTTGTTGAAGAGAATAAGAGGGCAGCAGCTTTTA GTTTCAATAGCTCTCTTGATCTTTTGTCCAGTTTATATGCAACTCTTTCTGGTTGAGACGGTTAAGCTGGCTCCAAAGAGGGACCAAGATTCAGCTTGCTTGACTACGCCAATTAAAATTATCCAGAAACGATACAAATCAATGAAAGATGCTGCTACAATAGTTATGAGTAG TCCAACATTAAGGGGCATATCTCtggtttctttcttctttgagtTGGGAAAGTTTGGCATCAACTTTGTCTTAATG TACTATCTGAAGGCAGCTTTTGGTTTTGACAAAAATGAGTTCTCAGAAATTCTGATGCTTATGGGATTCGGTTCAATTATTTCACAG ATGTTGGTGCTTCCACTAATAAATCCATTGGTTGGAGAGAAGGTGATATTGTGCATAGGAATGCTTGCATCAATAGCTTAT GCATTATTCAATGGCCTTGCATGGGCACCATGG gctattttgaattttatagttTCTATTCCTCCTTTTGGAGTTATAAAATCAATCATGTGTTAA